The following are from one region of the Gammaproteobacteria bacterium genome:
- a CDS encoding ATP-binding protein: MLSLNLRVLIAASAILSSFFGLAGFTLDRVYRSTLEQSMEEQLQGHVYALIATAGLDEKGLMQMPATVPDARFSDPGSGLYAQVISNSGRWMWTSESMKGMDIPFTDRLARTEHTRSIITDDAGRQLYLFSYGVEWSDANDPRQAFTFNVARDMTDFNARLTEFRRSLWGWLGGVALLLLAVQGTILRWGLSPLKHAAEELSAIAAGRQTRLQEQYPLELRTLTGNINTLLSQQQEHLERYRHTLGDLAHSLKTPLAILQSAVESGRANQPLSRVVQEQVERMNQITGYQLQRAATSGWTALAAPVDVREATRKVFAGLNKVYADKQVEARYDVDATVEFHGDEGDLLEIIGNLVDNAYKWCDRRVRLVARNQPGRIEGQQDFLLCVEDDGDGVAADMVRYVLQRGRRADTDIAGHGIGLSIVNDIAQVYGGSLEIGTSALGGACVTVWLPMPVVNGVEKSPDLKSRL, encoded by the coding sequence ATGTTATCGCTTAACCTTCGGGTCCTGATCGCTGCCAGCGCGATACTCTCCAGCTTTTTCGGTCTCGCCGGGTTTACGCTTGACCGTGTCTATCGCAGTACCCTGGAACAATCCATGGAAGAGCAGTTGCAGGGTCATGTCTATGCACTGATCGCCACCGCCGGCCTGGATGAGAAGGGTTTGATGCAGATGCCCGCGACCGTGCCGGATGCCCGTTTCTCTGATCCGGGTTCTGGCCTCTATGCCCAGGTGATCAGTAACAGTGGTCGCTGGATGTGGACGTCAGAGTCCATGAAGGGCATGGATATTCCCTTTACTGATCGCCTCGCCCGTACCGAGCATACCCGAAGCATCATCACCGATGACGCTGGTCGGCAACTCTATCTGTTCAGTTATGGCGTGGAATGGAGTGATGCCAATGATCCACGACAGGCGTTTACCTTCAATGTCGCCCGGGATATGACGGATTTCAATGCCAGACTCACGGAATTCCGGCGTAGCCTGTGGGGCTGGTTGGGAGGCGTGGCGCTACTGTTGCTGGCCGTGCAGGGGACGATTCTGCGCTGGGGCCTTTCGCCGCTTAAACATGCCGCGGAAGAGCTTTCTGCCATCGCGGCGGGCCGGCAGACCCGATTACAGGAACAGTATCCCCTGGAGCTGCGCACGCTAACCGGAAATATCAATACCCTGCTTTCGCAACAGCAGGAGCATCTGGAACGCTATCGACATACTCTGGGTGATCTGGCGCACAGCCTGAAAACGCCGCTGGCGATTTTACAAAGTGCGGTGGAAAGCGGTCGCGCGAATCAACCGCTGTCCAGAGTGGTGCAGGAGCAGGTGGAGCGCATGAACCAGATTACCGGATACCAGCTGCAGCGCGCGGCGACCTCCGGCTGGACCGCGCTGGCCGCGCCGGTGGATGTGCGGGAGGCCACCCGCAAGGTGTTTGCCGGGCTCAACAAGGTGTATGCCGACAAGCAGGTGGAGGCCCGTTATGACGTCGACGCCACGGTTGAATTCCATGGCGACGAGGGAGACCTGCTGGAAATTATCGGCAACCTGGTGGATAACGCCTACAAATGGTGTGACCGGCGGGTGAGACTGGTTGCCCGCAATCAGCCCGGCCGGATCGAGGGACAGCAGGATTTCCTGCTGTGTGTGGAGGATGATGGCGACGGGGTGGCTGCGGATATGGTGCGTTACGTGTTGCAACGCGGCAGGCGTGCCGATACCGATATCGCCGGTCATGGAATTGGCCTGTCGATTGTGAATGACATTGCACAGGTCTATGGCGGCAGCCTGGAGATCGG